One part of the Polyangiaceae bacterium genome encodes these proteins:
- a CDS encoding (2Fe-2S) ferredoxin domain-containing protein, whose product MSKRKRYLFVCVNRRPDDNPRGSCAFSGSEAIHARLKELLKQRGLAKTEVRPCSASCLDVCWAGPVIAVEPDDYFYGRVKLEDVEEIVDALERGERVERLVLKEDDFIDPALLKRK is encoded by the coding sequence ATGTCGAAGCGAAAGCGCTACTTGTTCGTTTGTGTGAATCGCCGACCAGACGACAATCCCCGCGGTTCTTGCGCGTTCAGCGGTTCTGAAGCGATCCACGCCCGCCTCAAGGAGCTGCTCAAGCAGCGTGGCTTGGCGAAGACCGAGGTGCGTCCCTGCAGCGCGAGTTGCCTCGATGTGTGTTGGGCGGGGCCCGTCATCGCGGTTGAGCCCGACGACTACTTCTACGGTCGGGTGAAGCTAGAGGACGTGGAAGAAATCGTCGACGCGCTCGAGCGGGGCGAGCGAGTGGAGCGCCTGGTGCTCAAAGAGGACGATTTCATCGACCCCGCATTGCTCAAGCGAAAGTAG
- a CDS encoding DUF2804 family protein: protein MLPDAKPEAAKSPSEASKHVAAPSALVASGQQAYGRFSTTPARANLLDAPFLGLPRGLRRWRLKEWQAVQISTPELFMNLALFDAKLMSLVQIKIYDKRRGQKHVFERKLPPLSMQIADSLLYSHNGYAGSKVILAFDNRAALGYLDVLVDLEGEGKRPRISGKLRIDMHRGAPHVVSMPLVDGGMYSHKGMFPAAGRLTIGDTTHELAEEGGLALLDDHKGYYPYVMLWDWLTSAKRDASGVAWGFNLTRNQCREPERYNENCVWREDRFGALPEVHFERRNEGRPDEVWLVRDDSGRVDVEFRPTVPGDVRVNALVVESRYRGPFGHVRGRLAAEGLPELVLDDWFGMGEAFHLRC from the coding sequence ATGCTGCCCGACGCAAAGCCTGAAGCCGCCAAATCCCCGTCTGAGGCGTCCAAGCACGTCGCCGCACCGAGCGCGTTGGTCGCGTCTGGGCAACAGGCGTATGGGCGGTTCTCCACCACGCCTGCGCGCGCGAACCTATTGGATGCGCCGTTTCTCGGGTTGCCTCGCGGACTTCGTCGGTGGCGACTGAAGGAATGGCAGGCGGTGCAAATCAGCACTCCAGAGTTGTTCATGAACCTCGCGCTCTTCGACGCGAAGTTGATGAGCCTCGTGCAGATCAAGATCTACGACAAGCGGCGCGGCCAGAAGCACGTCTTCGAGCGCAAGCTGCCGCCGCTCAGCATGCAGATCGCCGACTCGTTGCTCTACTCTCACAACGGCTACGCGGGCTCCAAGGTGATCCTCGCCTTCGACAACCGCGCTGCCCTCGGCTACCTGGACGTGCTGGTCGACTTGGAAGGCGAGGGCAAGCGCCCGCGCATCAGCGGCAAGCTGCGGATCGACATGCACCGCGGCGCGCCCCATGTCGTGAGCATGCCCCTCGTGGATGGCGGTATGTATTCCCATAAGGGAATGTTTCCGGCGGCGGGGCGTCTGACCATCGGCGACACGACTCACGAGCTGGCCGAAGAGGGCGGCCTGGCGTTGCTCGATGACCACAAGGGTTACTACCCGTACGTGATGCTCTGGGACTGGCTGACCAGCGCCAAGCGAGATGCGTCAGGGGTCGCTTGGGGCTTCAACCTCACGCGGAACCAGTGTCGGGAACCAGAGCGCTACAACGAGAACTGTGTGTGGCGTGAGGATCGCTTTGGCGCGCTGCCTGAAGTCCACTTCGAGCGCCGCAACGAGGGCAGGCCTGACGAGGTGTGGCTCGTGCGTGACGACTCGGGCCGCGTAGATGTCGAGTTCCGGCCCACCGTGCCCGGCGACGTGCGCGTCAATGCGTTGGTGGTCGAGAGCCGCTATCGCGGACCCTTCGGTCATGTGCGTGGTCGCCTGGCGGCGGAAGGTCTGCCGGAGCTCGTGCTCGACGACTGGTTCGGGATGGGCGAAGCCTTCCACTTGCGCTGCTAG
- a CDS encoding isochorismatase family protein: protein MQRLDPKTTAVVIIDIQDRLAAAMPEEQLSQVVRSARILVEGARLLGAPLFVTEQYPKGLGATLAPVNEALEGGDAARFEKLCFSAWEADGFAESLERSKARAAVVIGMESHVCVYQTVRDLAQRGLEVHVPIDGVSSRRADHQATGIALCERAGAVSTTTETVVFDWLAKAGGDAFKQLSKLIR, encoded by the coding sequence ATGCAACGACTCGACCCCAAGACCACCGCGGTGGTGATCATCGACATCCAGGACCGGCTGGCCGCTGCAATGCCCGAGGAGCAGCTCTCTCAGGTGGTGCGTTCCGCGCGGATACTGGTAGAGGGCGCGCGGCTGCTTGGCGCGCCGCTGTTTGTCACCGAGCAGTACCCCAAGGGGCTCGGTGCGACCCTTGCGCCGGTCAATGAGGCGCTCGAGGGAGGCGACGCAGCACGCTTCGAGAAGTTGTGCTTCAGCGCGTGGGAGGCCGATGGCTTCGCCGAGAGCCTAGAACGCAGCAAGGCGCGGGCTGCCGTGGTCATTGGCATGGAGAGTCACGTCTGCGTCTACCAGACAGTGCGCGATCTCGCCCAACGGGGTCTGGAAGTGCACGTGCCGATTGATGGGGTGAGCTCTCGCCGGGCGGACCATCAAGCGACCGGTATCGCCTTGTGCGAGCGCGCCGGAGCCGTCTCCACGACGACGGAGACGGTGGTCTTCGACTGGCTCGCGAAGGCCGGTGGCGACGCCTTCAAACAACTCTCCAAGCTGATCCGCTAA
- the dnaX gene encoding DNA polymerase III subunit gamma/tau, with protein MSYVVLARKYRPLGFTDLVGQDHVARTLAGAIASGRVAHAFLFTGVRGVGKTTSARILAKALNCMREPGSVEPGVDPGPTASPCLKCAACLEITDGKDVDVLEIDGASNSGVDEVRRLQDSLPYRPQRDRYKIVIVDEVHMLSQNAWNAFLKTLEEPPPHVKFIFATTEVHKVPITILSRVQRFDFKLIPSQLIVGRLREVLGLEQIPAEDAGLSIIAREAAGSMRDAMSLLDQVIAFGDQELTAKSVAEVLGVASHQVLHDIARSLVEGNAARCLEIVASLAERGNNIAHVTRDLLALLRDLVVAKVVPDPSGLLDLADEELGDVKQLAESANADDLIRLHQGFSRGYDEVVRGAAPRAALEMLLVRLARRPALLPVDDLIERLHALERRLSAAPRGGAVERRPGAPAPSRPRNRDPRSPSPSGVAPAERADEPPAARPAPTTPDPRTVGAVAPPVAAAPPAPAPPAAARPAAGTSAAAPAFAAPPQAPSPQPPSPQPPGGAPPTAASPRAVPHGNEEHPHAPPGYGSEADACYSEPPPSAPARFESRGGAPVRRDAPGASSPPNSRQPERPSAPPPPKERAKDAADVDLEEILARARKLPPPEPEHLKKLKTWADLLEPMRGDRADLAAVLNHAILIELGKERIVLGFDRHTVFRGRADSHESKAAILTYAERLFGSVPELDFQFELPDSPLHTVATLEAERRERERLQAIDRAKNHPLVKAAERTLGARVKRVLPYE; from the coding sequence ATGAGCTATGTGGTGCTGGCCAGAAAGTATCGCCCACTGGGCTTCACGGATCTCGTGGGCCAGGATCACGTGGCGCGTACGCTGGCGGGTGCCATCGCGAGCGGACGCGTGGCTCATGCGTTCCTGTTCACCGGGGTTCGCGGCGTTGGTAAAACGACTTCAGCGCGCATCCTGGCCAAAGCGCTGAACTGCATGCGTGAACCCGGGAGCGTGGAACCGGGGGTCGATCCCGGGCCCACGGCATCGCCTTGTTTGAAGTGCGCTGCATGTCTCGAGATCACCGACGGCAAAGATGTCGACGTGCTGGAGATCGACGGCGCAAGCAATAGTGGCGTCGACGAAGTACGTCGCCTGCAAGACAGCCTGCCTTATCGGCCCCAGCGGGATCGCTACAAGATCGTGATCGTGGACGAGGTCCACATGCTCTCCCAGAACGCGTGGAACGCGTTCCTCAAGACGCTGGAGGAGCCGCCGCCCCACGTGAAGTTCATCTTCGCGACCACAGAGGTGCACAAGGTCCCAATCACGATCTTGAGCCGGGTTCAGCGCTTCGACTTCAAGCTCATTCCCTCCCAGCTCATCGTCGGAAGGTTGCGCGAAGTGCTGGGTCTCGAGCAGATCCCCGCGGAAGACGCAGGGCTCTCGATCATCGCCCGAGAGGCCGCTGGCTCCATGCGCGATGCGATGAGCCTCCTGGATCAAGTGATCGCGTTTGGGGACCAAGAGCTGACCGCGAAGAGCGTCGCGGAGGTGCTCGGCGTGGCCAGCCACCAGGTGCTTCACGACATCGCGCGTTCCCTGGTCGAAGGCAACGCAGCCCGCTGCCTGGAGATCGTCGCGAGCCTCGCAGAACGCGGCAACAACATCGCCCATGTGACTCGTGACTTGCTGGCGCTGCTGCGCGACCTCGTGGTGGCGAAGGTCGTGCCTGATCCCAGCGGATTGCTCGACCTCGCGGATGAGGAGCTCGGAGACGTGAAGCAGCTCGCCGAGAGCGCAAACGCCGACGACCTCATCCGACTTCATCAAGGCTTTTCGCGCGGATACGATGAAGTGGTGCGCGGAGCGGCGCCGCGGGCGGCGCTCGAGATGCTGCTGGTGCGTCTCGCTCGGCGTCCCGCGTTGCTCCCCGTGGATGATCTGATTGAGCGCTTGCACGCACTCGAGCGCCGGCTCTCCGCCGCACCTCGAGGCGGCGCGGTCGAGCGGCGCCCCGGAGCGCCGGCTCCCAGCCGTCCCCGCAATCGCGACCCGCGTAGCCCAAGCCCCAGCGGCGTCGCACCGGCGGAACGGGCCGACGAGCCTCCAGCTGCGCGGCCGGCCCCAACCACGCCTGACCCACGCACGGTTGGTGCGGTAGCTCCGCCGGTTGCTGCTGCTCCTCCGGCTCCTGCTCCTCCGGCCGCGGCTCGCCCCGCCGCTGGGACGTCGGCGGCTGCGCCTGCTTTCGCGGCGCCCCCGCAGGCTCCTAGCCCGCAGCCTCCTAGCCCGCAGCCTCCTGGTGGCGCACCGCCCACTGCCGCGTCGCCCCGGGCGGTGCCCCACGGTAACGAAGAGCATCCCCACGCGCCGCCCGGCTACGGCTCGGAGGCTGACGCTTGCTACTCGGAGCCACCGCCCAGCGCGCCTGCGCGTTTCGAGAGCCGCGGTGGTGCCCCGGTCAGGCGCGACGCACCTGGCGCTTCCTCACCCCCAAATTCGCGGCAGCCTGAGCGACCTTCGGCGCCTCCCCCGCCCAAAGAGCGGGCGAAGGATGCGGCCGACGTCGATCTCGAGGAAATCCTCGCTCGCGCCCGCAAGCTACCGCCACCAGAGCCGGAGCACCTGAAGAAGCTCAAGACCTGGGCCGACCTGCTGGAGCCAATGCGCGGCGATCGCGCAGACCTGGCGGCGGTGCTCAACCACGCGATCCTGATCGAGCTCGGAAAAGAACGCATCGTGCTCGGCTTCGACCGACACACCGTGTTTCGAGGCCGCGCGGACTCTCACGAGTCGAAGGCCGCGATCCTGACGTATGCAGAGAGGCTATTCGGCAGCGTGCCCGAGCTGGACTTTCAGTTCGAGCTCCCCGACTCACCGCTACATACGGTGGCGACGCTGGAAGCCGAACGGCGCGAGCGGGAGCGCCTCCAAGCCATC